In the Psychromicrobium lacuslunae genome, ATCTGTCACGTCGCCAAAGTCAATGAGTTCAGCAGGCTGTGCCCCTTGAGATCTGGCATAATTACTGGCCTGTCGGTGATCTGCGATGAAAAGTTGATTTGTGGACATCCCGGCCTTCTTTCGACTCTAAGCGACTGTGTCCAGAGTAACCCGGATCCGGTTCAGCCAGGGGTCTTCAAAACGCAATTCGACTCCCGTGTTAGCGGTGGCAACGCCGTGGTCTTTCAACCTCTGCTCAAGGGCGCCCAAATCATCGGCGGTCGGCAATGAGATCCGTACCTCGGCCAGGCCAAGAGTGTCCTTCCGCGGCCCGGCTCCCCGAGAGTTCCAGACGTTCATGGCCATATGGTGGTGATAGCGGCCAGCGGAGACGAAGAGCGCTTGGTCATGCCAGCCGGCTGTCCTTTCGAAGCCCATCGTGTGCACATAGAAATCTTCTGCTCTCGCAACGTCGCCAACTTGCAGATGGACGTGCCCGACGGCGGCAGCGGCCTCCCCTTGGCCTTGCACCGCTGCCTCACTCAAATTCTCACTCAGAAAATGTTGCGGACTGAGTGGATTACTCGCCATCTGCACGGTATCGCCATCCCAGTTCCAGGTGTCCCGGGGACGGTCAAAGTACAGCTCAATACCGTTACCTTCTGGGTCATTGAAGTAGAAAGCCTCACTCACCAGATGATCTGCGCTGCCCACAAAAAGGCTTGGATCGAACTGGGCGGCGCTAGCTAGCGTCGCTGCCAGTGCTGCCCGATCCTCAAAAAGCAGCGCAGTGTGGAATAGCCCGGCTTCTCCCCTACCGGGCAACTGAAGATCATGCGCGTCGCTGAGCTTGACCAGTGAGGTGCTCCCCCGACCGAGCTCCACCCCTTGGGCACCCTCGTTGAGGACTTGCAAGCCCAATGCCCGCTGGTAATAGTCGGTCATTGCAGCCAGATTCTGCACCTTAAGGGTGACGGTTTGCATGGCCAGTCCGGCCGAGAGCAGGTCTTGATCAGTAGTCATACTCGATTCAATTAGTTGAAGCTTCAATTTATTCCTGACCACTCCGCGTCCCACACCTTCCCCAAGGTTTATCTGCTAGCCTCTTGCTATCCACACGGGTGCCCTTGGCAAAGGGCTGAGATCGGGCTGTTCCGCCTGCGACCGTTCGAACCTGTCCGGGTCATTCCGGCGAAGGAAGTAGGAAGTACTGCTATGTCTGCAGATCTATCCGAGCATCACACTGCCCAAAATCACCCCTCCCATACCTTGGATCACCTGGAGGAGGGCGAATTACGGGTACCGGTCACCAGAATCGCCTTGGACGATTCACCCGAAGGGGCGAATCCAGACTTCGTGACCTATCGAACCGCTGGCCCGGGCAGCGATCCGATCCGCGGCCTACCACCACTGCGCGCCGACTGGGTCTCCGGGCGTGGTGACGTCGAAACTTATCAGGGTCGAGGCCGCGAGCTTTCCGACGATGGCCGCTCGGCGGTGCGGCGCGGGGCGGCCTCGGCCGAATGGCAAGGAGCCAAACCGGAACCCCGGCGCGCAGTTTACGGTCGGCGGATCACCCAGATGCACTACGCGAAGGCTGGAGTGATCACCCAGGAGATGCGTTTCGTCGCGCTACGTGAGGATTGCGATGTCGAACTGGTCCGTTCCGAAGTTGCCGCCGGCCGGGCCATTATCCCGAACAACATCAACCACCCGGAATCCGAACCAATGATTATTGGCAAGGCCTTCTTGGTCAAGATCAACGCCAATATCGGCAACTCGGCGGTGACCTCGTCAATTGCCGAGGAGGTCGACAAAATGCAGTGGGCCACCCGCTGGGGGGCCGATACCGTGATGGATCTTTCCACCGGCGACGATATTCACACCACCCGAGAGTGGATTATCCGCAACTCTCCGGTGCCGATCGGAACCGTACCGATTTACCAGGCCTTGGAAAAGGTCAACGGAGATGCCTCCGCGCTGAGTTGGGAAATTTTTCGGGACACCGTGATCGAGCAGTGCGAGCAGGGCGTGGACTATATGACCATCCATGCCGGGGTTTTGTTGCGTTACGTGCCGCTGACCGCGAACCGGGTCACCGGCATTGTCTCCCGTGGCGGCTCAATTATGGCGGGCTGGTGCCTGGCTCATCATCAGGAGAACTTCCTCTACACCCACTTTGACGAACTCTGTGAGATCTTCGCCCAGTACGACGTCGCTTTCTCGCTGGGCGATGGCTTGCGTCCAGGCGCCACCGCCGATGCGAACGATGCCGCCCAGTTCGCCGAGCTGGATACCTTGGCGGAATTGACCGCGAGAGCCTGGGAATTCGATGTCCAGGTGATGGTGGAAGGCCCCGGCCACATCCCCTTCCACCTGGTAAGAGAGAATGTGGAACGGCAGCAAGAGCTTTGCAAGGGTGCGCCGTTCTACACTCTGGGACCTTTGGTCACTGACATTGCCCCGGGGTATGACCACGTGACCTCGGCGATTGGGGCTACCGAGATTGCCCGCTACGGCACCGCCATGCTTTGCTACGTGACGCCCAAAGAGCACCTTGGCTTGCCGAATAAAGACGATGTGAAGACCGGCGTGGTCACCTACAAGATCGCTGCCCACGCCGCCGATCTGGCTAAGGGACACCCCGGGGCGCACTTACGAGATGACGCTCTGTCCAAGGCACGCTTCGAATTCCGCTGGAAGGATCAATTCTCGCTCTCGCTGGATCCGGCGACCGCCGAGGCGTTTCACGATGAGACGCTGCCCGCCGAGCCAGCGAAAACCGCTCACTTCTGTTCGATGTGCGGGCCGAAGTTCTGCTCAATGCGGATCTCCCAAGATATTCGCGCCGAGTTCGGTGGAGCTACCGAGCAGGCGACTCTGGTTGCCTCAATCGAGGAGATGCAGGCCGGCTTGAGGGCGAAATCGGCCGAGTTTATCGCCGCTGGGGCGGAAATCTATCAGCCACGGGAAAAAGATCCGATCGGTGCTCCTCAGAACTGAGGCAGCCGAGATTGAGCTTGGCTTGGGTTACAGCGCTGCCACCATCACCACGCGGGCACCTAGTGCATCCAGGCCAAGCTCAGTCTCACGCTGGCGTAGCGCCGCCAGCCCAGCCGAGAAGTCCTCCAGCGTCACGAAACCCGCGGTTGAGTAAAACGGGGCGTTGAACGAAACATCTCGAAAAGTGCATAAAGTCATCTCTTGATAGCCTGCACGCGCAGCCCAAGCCTTTGCCGTCTCCAGCAGAAAACGCCCAAGCCCTTGCCCAGCCGCCGGCGGCAACACCGAGAGCTGCTCCAGGTGCGCCTCGCCATCGATCTCCTCGATCCTGGCTAGGCCGAAGATTCTGCCATCAGCTTCGGCCACCAAAGTCTGTAATGAGGCTTGATATTCCTCAGGGCTGCTTGCCGCTGGCAGGCCGGGCATCTCCAGTAGTTCATCGGCAGCACGTTCAATATCGGGCAACGATTGAAAATCATCCGGACGAGCTGGGCGAATAGTGAACTCCATACTGACGAGCCTAGCCGGGGCTGGACGGAAGCTAAACCAGCTCTGAATCAGGGCTGGTTCAGAGCTATACCTGAGCTGGACCTGAGCTGATCTGCGCCGAGTCAAGAATTGGCTAGAGTCAAAATGACGCCCTTGTCCTCGGTAAGAGAAAACGATTACTCTTAGTTTTTGAGCCCGCGCTCACCCGTTCTTCACGCACTGACCAAAGGTGGTTTCTGATGTTTCTCGGTATCGATATCGGCACCGGCAGCTCCAAAGGCGTGTTAGTCAGTAGAGACGGACGCATTCTCGACCGGGAAACAGTTGAGCACACCGTGAGCACACCTCAGCCGGGTTGGTACGAGTTCGACGCCGAACTGGTCTGGTGGGCCGAGATCCAGCAACTCAGCAAAGCGCTTCTCGCTCGATCTACGGAGCCGTTGGAGGGAGTCTGCGTGAGTGGAATGGGCCCATGTCTGGTGGTCACTGACGAAGCCTTCCGACCACTGAGACCGGCAATTTTGTACGGCGTCGACAGCAGAGCCGGCCAGGAAATCGGCGAATTGAATCAAGAAATCGGCGCGCAGAGCATTTTCGAGCGCTGCGGTAAACAGCTGTCCACCCAGTCTGTTGGGCCCAAGATCCGCTGGTTGGCCCATCACCAGCCCGAGGTTTTCGCGGCCACCCGACACATTTTCAGCCTGAATTCCTTTATCGTCGCCAAACTCACCGGCGAATACATTCAAGATCACCACACCGCTAGCCAGTCCGACCCGCTCTACGATCTGCACAGCAATGACTGGATTCCCGAGAACTGGGCGACAATCGCCGGTGACATTCCGCGGCCGCGGCTGGTCTGGCCAACTGAGATCGTCGGCAAGGTGACTGCCAAGGCCGCTGCACTGACCGGCATTCCGGCAGGAACACCTGTGGTGGCAGGCACCGTGGATGCCTGGGCCGAGGCGTTTAGCGCGGGAGTGCGGCAGCCCGGCGACACCATGCTGATGTACGGTTCGACGCTTTTCGTGGTGCAAATGCTGGCGGGCTACCAAGCGCATGAAAAGTTGTGGACCACCACCGGGGTGGATCGAGAGACCCTCAGCCTAGCGGCGGGCACCTCAACCAGCGGCACTCTGACCTCCTGGCTGCGGCAACTTTTCGGCAATCCGAGCTTCGAAAAGCTGATCACCGAGGCCTCTGCAATTCCGGCCGGCTCGAATGGCTTACTGTTGCTGCCTTACTTTGCCGGTGAACGCACCCCGATCTTCGACGCCGAAGCGCGGGGCACCATCATCGGCCTGACCACGGCCCATCAACGCGGCCACCTGTTCCGGGCAGGCTACGAAGGGATCGCCTTCGGTGCCCGGCAAATCATGGATTTCCTCGCCCAAAGTGCGGAGCGTCCGCAACGCTTGGTCGCCGTCGGTGGTGGCACCCAATCAGCGCTCTGGACGCAGATCGTCTCGGATGTGACCGGCTATCCGCAGGAAGTCCCCGCGGAGACAATTGGTGCGAGCTACGGTGATGCGCTGATGGCGGCAATCGGCACTGGCAGCGTGGAAGTCGGAACAGACTGGGCAGAAATCTCGCACACCGTGCGGCCTAACCCCGAGCATCAAGAAATCTACGCCGAGCTCTATCAAGCTTTTAGCGCCCTCTACCCGGCCACGAAAGAGACTATGCATCAGCTAACGCGGCTCCAAAAGTAAGCCGCGCGCCCTCCACTCACACCGTCGAGTGTCGAGATCTGGGGTTTAAAATCGCGCTTTACGCCCCAGATCTCGACACTCGGCAGGGAGCTTGCGGTTATTTACCGAGGAACTTATCGAAGCCCTTGGGTAAATTCAGTGCCGAAGGATCGAAATCCTCGGTCTGCGCACCGAAGGACGCACCGCTGGGCGCGCTGCTCCGATTGGCACGTCGCTCTTCTGCCTCCCGCAGCTGCTGAGCCGCCTTTGCCGGGTTACCCGAGCGAGCCTTCTTTTTGGGCGAATTCTTAGCCGCCTTGCGCGCGCTACCGCCGCCTGGGCCGGTCATCCCGGGGACACCGGGCATACCACCGCCGGCGGCCATCTTCTTCATCATCTTCTGGGCCTGACCGAAGCGTTCCAGCAGCCCGTTCACTTCGGAAACATGCACCCCTGAACCGCGGGCAATACGTGCCCGGCGGGAGCCATTGATGATCTTCGGAGCCACCCGCTCATGCGGCGTCATGGAACGAACAATTGCCTCGACCCGGTCGATTTCGCGTTCATCGAACTGCTCGAGTTGCTGACGCATACCGGCGGCACCAGGCATCATCATCAGCATTTTCTTCATCGACCCCATATTGCGGATCTGATTCATCTGAGCCAGAAAGTCATCGAGGGTGAAGTCTTCCTGATCGGCGAATTTCTTCGCCATCCGGGCCGCTTCGTCCTTATCCCAAGCCTGCTGGGCCTGCTCAATCAGAGTGAGCACATCGCCCATGTCGAGGATTCGAGACGCCATCCGATCCGGGTGGAAGACCTCGAAGTCATCCAGCGCTTCACCGGTCGAAGCGAACATCACTGGTTTGCCGGTGACCGTGGCCACTGACAATGCGGCACCACCGCGTGCATCGCCGTCGAGCTTGGAGAGCACAATGCCGGTGAAGTTAACACCCTGATCGAAAGCTTGAGCGGTGGCAACCGCGTCCTGACCGATCATTGCGTCGATCACGAAGAGCACTTCGTCGGGCGAAATAGCGGCACGAATATTCGCAGCCTGCTGCATCAGCTCGGCGTCAACGCCCAAGCGCCCGGCGGTGTCAACAATCACCACATCGTGCAGTTTGCTGCGTGCCTCGGCCAGACCAGCCTGCGCGACGGCGACCGGGTCGCCAGTGGCAGCCTCGAATTCAGAGGAAACACCTGGGTGTGGCGCGAAGACCGGCACGCCAGCACGCTCACCGTTGACCTGCAACTGCTTGACTGCGTTGGGGCGCTGCAGATCAGCGGCTACCAGCAGCGGCGAATGTCCCTGACCCTTGAGCCATTTGGAGAGCTTGCCCGCCAGCGTGGTCTTACCGGCACCCTGCAGACCGGCCAGCATAATCACCGTCGGCGGGTTCTTCGCCAGCCGGATCCGCCGAGTTTGACCGCCCAAGATCTCGACGAGTTCCTCATTGACAATCTTGACGATCTGCTGCGCCGGATTCAGCGCAGCATTGACCTCAGCGCCGAGCGCCCGCTCCCTAACCTTGGCAGTGAATTCACGAACCACCGGCACCGCAACATCGGCGTCAAGCAGGGCGCGACGGATCTCCCGAACTGTGGCATCGACGTCGGCCTCGGAGAGCCGGCCCTTGCCACGCAGGTTCTTGAAGGTTGCGGAAAGCCGGTCGGAGAGAGAGTTAAACACCTGTGATCATCTTTCGAAAGAAGTCTGGAGCGGGTGGAGCATCAACTAATAAGAATAGCAAGGTCAGCGGGGCTGAACGGTCGATCTTGCCGCCAGCATAACTGGCTACTCCCCGGGGTCCGGGAAAATTCGTTGGAAGAGCAAGTTATCCTGCCAGCGCCCATCAATTTTCAGGTAGTCGGGAGCCATCCCGATCTGCTCAAAACCGTTGCGTTTCAACACCCGCTGTGAGCCCTCGTTGTCCAGCAGGGTACTGGCTTGCAGCCGATGCAAGCCGTGCTCCTCACTGACCAACCGGCAAACCTCCGCCACCGCCCGGCTGGCAACCCCGGCGCCTTGCCGGGACTGATCTACCCAGTATCCTAAATTGCCGCTCAAGAAAGGCCCGCGCACAATCCCGCTCACCGTCATGGTGCCAATGATGTGTCCGTCTTCAATGATCAACCACGGCAGCGCGCCACCACGCTCCAGTTCCTCGAGCTTGAGCTGCGCGGCGGCGCGCTGGCCGACTTCGGTGAAAAACTCGTCCGGACGGCGAGGCTCCCACGGCTTCAAGTGTTGCTGATTTCGACGGTAGCTCTCGGCTAATTCGGCTGCGTCGTCTAGCTCCACAAACCGGAGGCTCAGAGCGCTGGCCTCTCGATCCAGACTGGAAACAGCATCCGATGACTGATTACTTGGCCGTAGCGGGGTGTCGTTCATTACTCAAACAGTAGTCCTACCAGCTGTAAAAAGACGGCTACTCCCGGTGCGGTATTGCCCCATAACGCAGCTTTTGATGGCATGCTGATCAGGTGACCGAGTCTAAGAAAAACGTGAAAACAGTCAAGACAGTTAAAACACTACTCATCCTCGGAGCTTCTGGTGATCTGACCGGCAGACTGCTGCTGCCCGGCGTCGCCCGGTTGATTGCCGCCGGCCGGGCTAAGGATCTCACCCTGGTCGGTGCTGGAAATGATGCCTGGACCGACGCACAGTGGTTGGAGCGGGTCGAGTCGGTCTTCAGCGAGGCGGCTAAGAGCGCGACAGCGGCAGGCAAGGCCGCGCTCAAGAAGGTTAAAGCCGGGACCAGTTACCGCCAGGCAGACGTCACCGCGAAAGATCAACTAGCTGACCTACTGGCTCAGCTCGAGGGCCCGGTTGCCGTCTATTTCGCGCTGCCGCCGGCGGTCAGCCAACTAGCCTGCGAACAACTCACCGCAGCCGACCTTCCGGCCGAGACCAGACTGGTAATGGAGAAGCCCTTCGGCTCTTCTGCTGAATCCGCTCACTCGCTCAATGAAACGCTGGCAGCGCTCGTGCCGGAAGATCATATTCACCGAGTAGATCATTTCCTTGGCAAATCCACGGTTTTCAATATCTTGGGCCTGCGCTTCGCGAACCGCCTGCTGGAACCTTTGTGGAATGCCGATCACATTGAAAAAGTTGAGATCATTTTCGACGAAGACCTCACCTTGGAAAACCGCGCTCGCTACTACGACCACGCCGGTGCGCTGCGCGATATGATTCAGAGCCACTTGCTGCAGATTATGGCCATCATCGCGATGGAGGCTCCGGCTACGCTGGGCCAACAGGACGTTCGTGACGGTATTGCCTCGGTACTGCGAGCCAGCAGCATCGACTCCAATTTCAAGAAATCGACCCGTCGCGCCCAGTATGCCGCCGGGAAGATCGGTCGGCGCTCAGTGCCGGACTACGAAAAGGAAGAGGGCGTCGACCCGAAGAACAACACCGAGACACTGGCCGAAGTCGAGGTGCAGATCAAGAACTGGCGCTGGGCTGGGGTGCCCTTCATCCTGCGTTCCGGCAAGGCCCTTGGCAAAGCCCGCAAGGAGGCCGTGATCACCTATAAGCAGGTGCCGCACCTGCCCACCGGGTTCCGCGGCGTTGACTCCCCCACCAGACTGCACATTGGTTTCGGCCCGGACACCCTGCAACTAGACCTAGACATTAATGGCCCCGGGGATTTGTTCACTCTGAACCGAGTCAAGCTGGAAGCTGATCTTTCCGGGGACCCGCTACTGCCCTACGGTGAAGTGCTCGACGGCGTGCTGAGCGGCGATCCGCTGCTCTCGGTGCGCGCTGATACCGCCGAAATGTGCTGGCAGATTGTGGAGCCGACGCTCAAAGCGTGGAAGGCGAACAAGGTTCCGTTGGAGACCTACCCCGCCGGTTCGAACGGTCCGGAAAGTTGGACCACCAGCCACGACGCTTAACCTCATCGAGTGTGCAGATCTACACCTTAAAACCGGTTCAGAAGATGTAGATCTGCACACTCGACGACGTCGATCAGCTGCCCTCGGAAGCTAAACCGCGGCGTTGCCCCGCTCGCCGGTCCGCACTCGGACCGCTTCATCGACGTTGACCGTCCAAACCTTGCCGTCCCCCGCGCGACCGGTATTGGAACTAGAAATCAGCACATCGACAATATCGTCCACCTGATCGTTGGTCGCTAAGACCTCGATCCGGATTTTCGGTAAAAGATCGACAACGTATTCGGCCCCCCGATAGACCTCGGTGTGGCCACGCTGCCGGCCATAACCATTGGCAGCGCTGACGGTGAGACCCTGGACGCCGTAGCTCTCCAAGGCACCACGTACCTCGTCAAACTTTTCCGGTCGAATGATCGCGGTTATCAGCTTCATGACTCCACCTTAATCTGGGTCTCGATAGGCGCCTCAACATGCCGGGCCCGGAGTGCTTCATCCAAGGGATGGAAAGCACTGCCTACTCGGCCGCCGAACTCATAAGCCGTTTCGGCGTGTACCGAGATGTCGATGCCATTGACCTCGTGCTCTTCGGTGATCCGGAAGCCCATCGTCTTATTAATAATCCAACCAACGATGAAGGCCACCACAAAGGAGTAAATCAGCACCGCGAAGGAGCCGAGGGCTTGCTTGCCCAGCAACTCGAAGCCACCGCCATAGAACAAGCCGTTCACACCTGCCGGAGAGCCCTCATTCGCAGCCAAGCCAATGAACAAGGTACCGATCAAGCCACCGACGAGGTGTACTCCGACGACGTCGAGTGAGTCATCGTAACCAAGCTTGTACTTCAGGCCAACCGCCAGAGCACAGACAGCCCCCGCCAGGATACCGAGCACGATCGCCCAGCCTGGCGTCAGAGCGGCGGCAGCCGGAGTAATGGCGACCAAACCGGCCACCGCACCCGAAGCCGCCCCCAGCGACGTCGCGTGCCCATCCCGAATTTTTTCCACGATCAACCAACCCAGAGTTGCCGCAGCCGGCGCAGCCAGGGTGTTGATCCAAGCCAGGCCCGCGGTGGCATTAGCCGCCAGCGCCGAGCCAGCGTTGAAGCCAAACCAGCCGAACCAGAGCAGGCCGGCGCCCAGCATGACGAAGGGCAGATTATGTGGCCGGTGACTAGGATCCTTGCCGAAGCCAAGGCGCTTGCCCAAGACCAGAGCCAGCGCAAGCGCGGCCGCACCGGCATTGATATGCACTGCAGTACCACCGGCGAAGTCAATCACGCCCAAACCTTGGCCTATCCAACCGCCAATATTGTTGCCCTCGGCGTCCTTATTGAAGTCGAAAACCCAGTGCGCGACCGGGAAGTACACCAGCACCACCCAAATACCGGCGAAAAGCATCCAGGCACCGAATTTTGCCCGGTCCGCGATCGCTCCGGAAATCAGCGCCACGGTAATAATCGCGAACACCGCCTGGAAACCAACAAACGCGATTTCCGGAATGGTGCCGACCAGAGTCGCACTGTCACCGGTGCCGAGCACCCCGTTCAACCCCAGTTTTTCAAAGGGGTTGCCGAGCAACCCTCCGCCAATATCGGTCCCGAAGGCCATTGAATAACCAAAGAGAACCCACAGCACGGTCACCAAAGCGATCGCACCAAAACTCATCATCATCATGTTCAGCACGCCTTTAGCGCGCGTCATGCCCCCATAGAAAAAAGCCAGTCCCGGGGTCATCAGCAGCACAAGCGCCGCAGAGACCAGTACCCAAGCGGTATCACCTGCGTTCATGAATACAGTGCCCCACTTCCTCATCTAGTGCGTCAGTGATCGCGGACTGCGCCTCGCCGATGGCCAGCACAGCACTGCAATCTACTCGTAGTGAGATTCTGGCTGGGGCTTGTTTCAAGCGGAAAGGTTCTGGATTTCGACGTTGTTACAAGAATTCCCGGCAGGTAAATGCTGTGTCACCTGGAGGTTTCCATAATGTTTCAGCCCCCGTCCCAGCAGATGCCAGCACTGGCGAGAAGTTCAGCGATAGGTGAGGATGAAAGGCATGACAGAGCAACCAACACGCTGGACCGAAGCAACCGTCTACCCCGATATGTGGACTGACCCGGAGAAAGATCCACGCAATAGCGAGGGACCGAGCCCGGACGGTGAACTGGCTACTCTGCTCGACTACACCACGAGCTATCGGATGACGCTGCTGATGAAGTGTGAAGGGTTGACCCCAGAGCAGCTTGCCCAGCGTTCGGTGCCGCCGTCGACAATGTCTTTACTCGGCCTGCTGCGGCACCTCGCCGAAGTGGAACGTGACTGGCATAACTGGATTGGCGATGAAGATCCGTTGCCGAAACTGTATGGCAAGCGGGACGCCGATTTTGACGAGGCTGTTGGAGAACAGGCCCAAGTGCATGCTGCCTATGCTGACCTGGCGCGTGAGCAGGCGGCCACCGATGCCGCCTTAGCCTTGCATCCCGACTTAGCTGAACGAGTGGGTGAGGAGAAGATTGCCGTCCGTGAATTGTATGTGCATCGAGTCGAGGAGTATGCCCGGCACTGTGGGCACGCCGATCTGCTGCGCGAGTGTATTGACGGACGAGTGGGTCAGTAAGAACCGCTTACTATCGCAAACGGCGAGGGACCGCTGACCCAAAGAAGTGGGTCAGCAGTCCCGGTGCGTTTTTTGGGGTTCTCCGTGGCCTGGCCTAGTTCAGGATGGCGTCAACGAACTGCTCGGCGTCGAAGGGGGCCAGATCATCCGCTCCCTCACCGAGGCCAACTAGCTTGACCGGCACACCCATGGACTTCTGAATCGCCACCACAATGCCGCCCTTGGCGGTCCCGTCGAGCTTGGTCAGCACAATGCCGGTAATATCAACCACCTCGCTGAACACTTTGGCTTGATTCAGCCCGTTCTGCCCGGTGGTGGCGTCTAGTACCAAAAGCACCTCATCTACCTGGCCCTGCTTCTCGATCACCCGCTTGACCTTGCCAAGCTCGTCCATCAGGCCGACCTTATTCTGCAAACGTCCGGCGGTATCGATCATTACCACGTCGACTTCCTGCTCGATACCGGCTTTGACCGCCTCGAAGGCCACCGAGGCCGGGTCCGCGCCATCAAGGTCAGACTTCACCGTCGGCACTCCGACTCGCGCCCCCCAGGTAGCCAGCTGTTCAGCCGCCGCCGCACGGAAAGTATCAGCAGCACCCAGCAGCACGTCTTTGTCTTCGGCCACCAGCACCCTGGCGAGCTTACCTACCGTCGTGGTCTTGCCCACGCCATTCACGCCCACCACCATCACAATGGCCGGTTGTTCGCCATGGCGCTGCACCGCCAGAGAACGATCCATCGCCGGGTCCACCAAGGCGATGAGTTCCTCGCGCAGCATGGCGCGCACCTCTTCGGGTTGCCGAGAACCCATTACCTTGACGCGCTCCCGCAAGGTGTCGACCAGCTGCATGGTCGGCTCGGTGCCAATATCCGCCAGTAACAGGGTTTCCTCGATCTCTTCCCAGACGGATTCGTCAATCTTGTCGCTCGAGAGCAAGGCCAACAAGCCCTTGCCCAGCGAGTTATTGGATTTCGCTAACCTGGCGCGCAGCCGCTGCAAACGCCCGGCGGGCGGCTCAGGACGTTCAAGGCTGGGCAGCGTGGTCGCCGGCAGTTCTTCACTGACAGTCGGCGTCTCAACCGTGCCGACCGCAGCCGCTCCTGGCTCCTCCAGCAGGGTGCCACCAGGAGCTGGATCGTTGGCGTCCCTGGTTTCGGTGTACTTAGTACGGTTCCGCGAGGTTTTCAGGAACACCATCACCACTGAGCCGATAACGGCCAAGGCGACAACGATGTAGAGAATCAAAAGCCAAGTATCATTCACTTCTCTAGCTTCTCATAGCCAGCGCCGAGCCTCGATCAGCTAGCCCAACATCGGAGTCTATGTCCGCCCGTCCTCCGAGGTATCGGGGAGGTCAAAAAGACCAGCATTATCGGCGGCCACTGCCAGTTGCACCCGATTGTCGATTCCTACGCTGCGCATGATTTGGGCCAGATGTGCTTTCACGGTGGCCTCACTAATGTGCAGCAGGTTCCCGATCTGAGCATTGGTGAGGCCATTCGCTATGGCGTGCACTATTCTGCGGTCCCGAGTGTTGAGGGCAAGGAATCGTTCGGAACGCGGCGTCCCCGACCGCTGAGCTGAGTTACTCCGGCCCATTCGTGGTGCCGAAGAAAAGACCACTCCGCCAGCGTTGACCACTCGGATGATTGAGGGCACATCCTCAAGCATGGAACGCTTATCGAGGAAGCTACTGGCGCCAGCCTCCACGAAGGTATCCAGGGTATGCAGTAATTCAAAAGATGCCAGCACAACCACCCGGGTATCGGTATCAGCGGTTTTAATCGCCTGCAAAATATTGAGGCAAACATCGATGCCTATTTCGGTGTCGATGACCGCGACCTGGGGGTGTTCGTTCTGAATTCTACGAATTGCCTCGACCTCAGTCCGGCTAATTCCGCTCACTTCAATAAAACCCGCGGTGGCGAACAGCTGTCCTAAACCAAGTCTGGTCAGGAAATTT is a window encoding:
- a CDS encoding VOC family protein, yielding MTTDQDLLSAGLAMQTVTLKVQNLAAMTDYYQRALGLQVLNEGAQGVELGRGSTSLVKLSDAHDLQLPGRGEAGLFHTALLFEDRAALAATLASAAQFDPSLFVGSADHLVSEAFYFNDPEGNGIELYFDRPRDTWNWDGDTVQMASNPLSPQHFLSENLSEAAVQGQGEAAAAVGHVHLQVGDVARAEDFYVHTMGFERTAGWHDQALFVSAGRYHHHMAMNVWNSRGAGPRKDTLGLAEVRISLPTADDLGALEQRLKDHGVATANTGVELRFEDPWLNRIRVTLDTVA
- the thiC gene encoding phosphomethylpyrimidine synthase ThiC — translated: MSADLSEHHTAQNHPSHTLDHLEEGELRVPVTRIALDDSPEGANPDFVTYRTAGPGSDPIRGLPPLRADWVSGRGDVETYQGRGRELSDDGRSAVRRGAASAEWQGAKPEPRRAVYGRRITQMHYAKAGVITQEMRFVALREDCDVELVRSEVAAGRAIIPNNINHPESEPMIIGKAFLVKINANIGNSAVTSSIAEEVDKMQWATRWGADTVMDLSTGDDIHTTREWIIRNSPVPIGTVPIYQALEKVNGDASALSWEIFRDTVIEQCEQGVDYMTIHAGVLLRYVPLTANRVTGIVSRGGSIMAGWCLAHHQENFLYTHFDELCEIFAQYDVAFSLGDGLRPGATADANDAAQFAELDTLAELTARAWEFDVQVMVEGPGHIPFHLVRENVERQQELCKGAPFYTLGPLVTDIAPGYDHVTSAIGATEIARYGTAMLCYVTPKEHLGLPNKDDVKTGVVTYKIAAHAADLAKGHPGAHLRDDALSKARFEFRWKDQFSLSLDPATAEAFHDETLPAEPAKTAHFCSMCGPKFCSMRISQDIRAEFGGATEQATLVASIEEMQAGLRAKSAEFIAAGAEIYQPREKDPIGAPQN
- a CDS encoding GNAT family N-acetyltransferase, with protein sequence MEFTIRPARPDDFQSLPDIERAADELLEMPGLPAASSPEEYQASLQTLVAEADGRIFGLARIEEIDGEAHLEQLSVLPPAAGQGLGRFLLETAKAWAARAGYQEMTLCTFRDVSFNAPFYSTAGFVTLEDFSAGLAALRQRETELGLDALGARVVMVAAL
- a CDS encoding FGGY-family carbohydrate kinase, with product MFLGIDIGTGSSKGVLVSRDGRILDRETVEHTVSTPQPGWYEFDAELVWWAEIQQLSKALLARSTEPLEGVCVSGMGPCLVVTDEAFRPLRPAILYGVDSRAGQEIGELNQEIGAQSIFERCGKQLSTQSVGPKIRWLAHHQPEVFAATRHIFSLNSFIVAKLTGEYIQDHHTASQSDPLYDLHSNDWIPENWATIAGDIPRPRLVWPTEIVGKVTAKAAALTGIPAGTPVVAGTVDAWAEAFSAGVRQPGDTMLMYGSTLFVVQMLAGYQAHEKLWTTTGVDRETLSLAAGTSTSGTLTSWLRQLFGNPSFEKLITEASAIPAGSNGLLLLPYFAGERTPIFDAEARGTIIGLTTAHQRGHLFRAGYEGIAFGARQIMDFLAQSAERPQRLVAVGGGTQSALWTQIVSDVTGYPQEVPAETIGASYGDALMAAIGTGSVEVGTDWAEISHTVRPNPEHQEIYAELYQAFSALYPATKETMHQLTRLQK
- the ffh gene encoding signal recognition particle protein, with translation MFNSLSDRLSATFKNLRGKGRLSEADVDATVREIRRALLDADVAVPVVREFTAKVRERALGAEVNAALNPAQQIVKIVNEELVEILGGQTRRIRLAKNPPTVIMLAGLQGAGKTTLAGKLSKWLKGQGHSPLLVAADLQRPNAVKQLQVNGERAGVPVFAPHPGVSSEFEAATGDPVAVAQAGLAEARSKLHDVVIVDTAGRLGVDAELMQQAANIRAAISPDEVLFVIDAMIGQDAVATAQAFDQGVNFTGIVLSKLDGDARGGAALSVATVTGKPVMFASTGEALDDFEVFHPDRMASRILDMGDVLTLIEQAQQAWDKDEAARMAKKFADQEDFTLDDFLAQMNQIRNMGSMKKMLMMMPGAAGMRQQLEQFDEREIDRVEAIVRSMTPHERVAPKIINGSRRARIARGSGVHVSEVNGLLERFGQAQKMMKKMAAGGGMPGVPGMTGPGGGSARKAAKNSPKKKARSGNPAKAAQQLREAEERRANRSSAPSGASFGAQTEDFDPSALNLPKGFDKFLGK